A window from Micromonospora profundi encodes these proteins:
- the hisF gene encoding imidazole glycerol phosphate synthase subunit HisF, whose amino-acid sequence MTVAVRVIPCLDVDAGRVVKGVNFLDLRDAGDPVELAAAYDRAGADELTFLDVTASSSDRGTMLDVVRRTAESVFIPLTVGGGVRQVADVDTLLRAGADKVGVNTAAIARPELIAEIADRFGRQVLVLSLDVRRASPGATPSGFEVTTHGGRRGTGIDAVDWARRGAELGAGEILLNSMDADGTKAGFDLELIAAVRAVVDVPVVASGGAGEVAHFAPAIGAGADAVLAASVFHFGELTVAEVKDALRRSGHPVR is encoded by the coding sequence ATGACGGTGGCGGTACGGGTGATCCCGTGTCTGGACGTGGACGCCGGACGGGTGGTCAAGGGGGTCAACTTCCTCGACCTGCGCGATGCCGGTGACCCTGTGGAGCTGGCTGCCGCCTATGACCGGGCCGGCGCGGACGAGCTGACCTTCCTCGACGTCACGGCGTCCTCCAGCGACCGGGGCACCATGCTCGACGTGGTCCGCCGCACCGCCGAGTCGGTCTTCATCCCGCTGACTGTGGGTGGCGGGGTCCGGCAGGTCGCCGACGTCGACACGCTGCTGCGCGCGGGCGCCGACAAGGTCGGCGTGAACACCGCCGCCATCGCCCGACCGGAGCTGATCGCCGAGATCGCCGACCGGTTCGGCCGGCAGGTGCTCGTGCTCTCCCTGGACGTGCGCCGCGCCTCGCCCGGTGCCACGCCCAGCGGCTTCGAGGTCACTACGCACGGCGGTCGACGCGGCACCGGCATCGACGCCGTGGACTGGGCGCGGCGGGGCGCCGAGCTGGGCGCGGGGGAGATCCTGCTCAACTCGATGGACGCCGACGGCACCAAGGCGGGCTTCGACCTGGAACTGATCGCCGCAGTGCGGGCCGTGGTGGACGTGCCGGTGGTGGCCAGTGGCGGCGCCGGTGAGGTGGCGCACTTCGCGCCGGCGATCGGGGCTGGTGCGGACGCGGTGCTCGCCGCCAGTGTCTTCCACTTCGGTGAGCTGACGGTGGCCGAGGTCAAGGACGCGCTGCGCCGCAGCGGTCACCCGGTGCGCTGA
- the yczE gene encoding membrane protein YczE has translation MALIGNLRHRPVRRLIQLYVGLVLYGVSMALMIRSGLGLNPWDVFHQGLSELTGLSFGTVTIIVGTLVLLLWIPLRQRPGLGTVSNVVVIGLVVDATLALMPDGGPLASRIALLITGIVGNGAATALYLGANLGPGPRDGLMTGMVARRPGLSVRLVRTAIEVTVLALGWLLGGTVGVGTVAYALAIGPLAQLFIPLFAVPAPSRPDAVRPATEGVEPVAPTG, from the coding sequence ATGGCACTGATTGGCAATCTGCGGCATCGGCCGGTGCGGCGGCTCATCCAGCTCTACGTCGGGCTCGTCCTCTACGGGGTCAGCATGGCCCTGATGATCCGCTCGGGTCTGGGCCTCAACCCCTGGGACGTGTTCCACCAGGGGCTGTCCGAGCTGACCGGGCTCTCCTTCGGCACTGTCACCATCATCGTCGGGACCCTGGTGCTGCTGCTCTGGATCCCGCTGCGGCAGCGACCCGGCCTGGGCACGGTCAGCAACGTGGTGGTGATCGGCCTCGTCGTGGATGCCACATTGGCCCTGATGCCGGACGGTGGACCGTTGGCCTCGCGGATCGCGCTGCTGATCACCGGGATCGTCGGCAACGGCGCCGCGACCGCCCTCTACCTCGGCGCAAACCTGGGCCCTGGCCCCCGCGACGGGCTGATGACCGGGATGGTGGCCCGCCGGCCAGGTTTGTCGGTCCGGCTGGTGCGCACCGCCATCGAGGTCACTGTGCTCGCGCTGGGCTGGCTGCTCGGCGGCACTGTCGGCGTGGGCACCGTCGCCTACGCGCTGGCCATCGGGCCGCTCGCGCAACTGTTCATCCCGCTGTTCGCGGTACCCGCGCCGAGCCGGCCCGATGCCGTGCGGCCCGCTACTGAAGGTGTCGAACCTGTCGCGCCGACCGGCTGA
- the yczR gene encoding MocR-like transcription factor YczR — translation MSGQVRGVQLARLLGQWHALPGRRRCPDYAALAASVRGLLADARLPLGVRLPAERELAEALRISRTTVTAAYRELRETGHLASRRGAGSWTMLPANHRVASTGLWTPVDDRDMIDLGVAALAAPPQLLDAARAATEDLPRYLGGAGYHPTGIIELREAVADGYTARGLPTSADQIMVTSGTQHALDLVLRLALPPGGSVLVESPTYPNALAALSGRRARITTHGLSVDAGGWEPDLLLGSLRQTRPKLAYLIPEFQNPTGHLMPAALREQVAAVAHAVGTDLIVDESFVDLPLGGTELPPPVAAFDRHSRVVSIGGMSKPYWGGLRIGWVRASAPQVQRLAAVRVGVDMSSPVLDQLVAVHLLADAATIVAERRVQLAAQRDALLGALAHRLPDWRVNVPRGGVTLWAELDGPVSSALARAAEEVGVRLAPGPRFGLDGTLERFLRLPFTLPAADLVEAVGRLAAVRYDLDRAGRQRWREPAVIA, via the coding sequence ATGTCAGGTCAGGTGCGAGGCGTCCAATTGGCCCGACTGCTCGGGCAGTGGCACGCCCTGCCGGGCCGCCGCCGCTGCCCCGACTACGCCGCTCTGGCCGCTTCCGTACGCGGCCTGCTCGCCGACGCCCGGCTGCCGCTGGGCGTCCGCCTCCCTGCCGAACGGGAGCTGGCCGAGGCGCTGCGGATCAGCCGTACCACTGTCACGGCCGCGTACCGGGAGTTGCGCGAGACCGGGCACCTGGCCAGCCGCCGGGGCGCCGGCAGCTGGACGATGCTGCCCGCCAACCACCGCGTCGCGAGCACCGGGCTGTGGACACCTGTGGACGACCGGGACATGATCGACCTCGGTGTCGCCGCGCTCGCCGCGCCGCCGCAACTGCTCGACGCGGCCCGCGCCGCCACCGAGGATCTGCCCCGCTATCTGGGCGGCGCCGGCTACCACCCGACCGGGATCATCGAGCTGCGCGAGGCGGTGGCCGACGGCTACACCGCCCGCGGCCTGCCCACCTCGGCCGACCAGATCATGGTCACCAGCGGCACCCAGCACGCCCTGGACCTGGTGCTGCGGCTCGCCCTGCCACCCGGCGGGAGCGTGCTTGTCGAGTCACCTACCTACCCCAACGCGCTCGCCGCCCTGTCCGGCCGGCGAGCCCGGATCACCACCCACGGGCTGTCCGTCGACGCCGGCGGCTGGGAGCCCGACCTGCTGCTGGGCAGCCTGCGGCAGACCCGGCCCAAGCTGGCCTACCTGATCCCGGAGTTCCAGAACCCGACCGGGCATCTGATGCCGGCCGCGCTGCGCGAGCAGGTGGCTGCCGTCGCCCACGCCGTCGGCACTGACTTGATCGTCGACGAGTCCTTTGTGGACCTGCCGTTGGGCGGCACCGAGCTGCCCCCGCCGGTGGCCGCGTTCGACAGGCACTCCCGGGTGGTGAGCATCGGCGGGATGAGCAAGCCGTACTGGGGTGGCCTGCGGATCGGCTGGGTCCGCGCCTCCGCTCCGCAGGTGCAGCGACTGGCCGCCGTCCGGGTCGGCGTGGACATGTCCAGCCCGGTGCTCGACCAACTGGTCGCCGTACACCTGCTCGCCGACGCGGCGACGATCGTCGCGGAGCGTCGGGTCCAGCTCGCCGCCCAGCGCGACGCGTTGCTCGGCGCACTGGCGCACCGGCTTCCGGACTGGCGGGTGAACGTTCCGCGCGGCGGCGTCACGTTGTGGGCCGAGCTGGACGGTCCGGTCTCCAGCGCGCTGGCCCGGGCCGCCGAGGAGGTCGGAGTCCGGTTGGCACCGGGCCCCCGGTTCGGTCTCGACGGCACGTTGGAACGGTTCCTGCGGCTGCCGTTCACACTGCCCGCCGCCGACCTGGTGGAGGCCGTGGGGCGGCTCGCTGCGGTCCGCTACGACCTGGACCGCGCCGGCCGACAACGCTGGCGGGAGCCCGCCGTCATCGCCTGA
- a CDS encoding low temperature requirement protein A, whose protein sequence is MDVGAGARGVQRSAPGSRATHLELFYDLIFVFAFLNVTTVTAENPTVRGLVQCLVVLALLWWCWTGFAVLGNLIRTDQGIVPLIGFATMAAAFVLALSLPKAFVDRSGGLYGPLVFAAGYFLVRVSETSIFIWLGRRNQDVRQRWLLLVLPPLLATSLIVAAALLPQRLFDGAGEGSARLVLWLAALGVEYGAGLLLGGSGWTVVSAGHWAERHGQIVLIALGEAIIALGFSPGGGAGLPLTWPALIAAVLGVAVAATLWWAYFDTLALGMEQALHRTRDPVARATLARDTYTYLHLPVIAGIILFALGLKGLIHEAADPNTPSWGVPLPSFDLLALYGGVALYLLALAVLGRRMLASRRWPTIGGIALLFVLVPVAGSLPEMVALAVLAVATSLAVLAQTIVDAHHRRGVRRVALAEQLAAEEEQSRWRRHHL, encoded by the coding sequence GTGGACGTGGGTGCGGGGGCGCGTGGGGTCCAGCGGAGCGCACCGGGCTCCCGGGCAACCCACCTCGAACTCTTCTACGACCTGATCTTCGTCTTCGCCTTCCTGAACGTGACCACCGTAACCGCCGAAAATCCGACAGTCCGCGGCCTCGTCCAGTGCCTGGTGGTGCTGGCGCTGCTCTGGTGGTGCTGGACGGGGTTCGCCGTGCTGGGAAACCTGATCCGGACCGACCAGGGCATCGTCCCGCTGATCGGCTTCGCCACAATGGCCGCCGCATTCGTGCTGGCGCTGAGCCTGCCGAAGGCGTTCGTCGACCGTTCGGGCGGGCTGTACGGCCCGCTGGTCTTCGCGGCCGGCTACTTCCTGGTCCGGGTGAGCGAGACGTCGATCTTCATCTGGCTCGGTCGCCGGAACCAGGACGTGCGTCAACGCTGGCTGCTGCTCGTCCTGCCGCCGCTGCTGGCCACGTCGCTCATCGTCGCCGCCGCGCTGCTGCCGCAGCGGCTTTTCGACGGAGCGGGCGAGGGGTCGGCCCGGCTGGTGCTCTGGCTCGCGGCCCTGGGCGTGGAGTACGGGGCTGGGCTGTTGTTGGGCGGCAGCGGGTGGACGGTGGTCTCCGCCGGGCACTGGGCGGAGCGGCACGGCCAGATCGTCTTGATCGCCCTCGGCGAGGCCATCATCGCGCTCGGGTTCTCTCCGGGCGGCGGCGCCGGTCTGCCGTTGACCTGGCCGGCGCTGATCGCCGCGGTGCTCGGCGTGGCGGTGGCCGCGACGCTGTGGTGGGCGTACTTCGACACCCTGGCGCTCGGTATGGAACAGGCCCTGCACCGGACCCGCGACCCGGTCGCCCGTGCCACTCTCGCCCGGGACACCTACACCTACCTGCACCTGCCGGTCATCGCCGGGATCATCCTGTTCGCGCTCGGACTCAAGGGGCTCATCCACGAGGCCGCCGATCCCAACACGCCGAGCTGGGGCGTTCCGTTGCCGAGCTTCGACCTGCTGGCGCTCTACGGCGGGGTCGCGCTCTACCTGCTCGCGCTCGCCGTGCTCGGCCGGCGGATGCTCGCCTCTCGCCGCTGGCCCACGATCGGCGGAATCGCGTTGCTGTTCGTGCTGGTGCCGGTGGCCGGTTCGCTGCCGGAGATGGTCGCGTTGGCCGTGCTGGCCGTGGCGACCTCGCTGGCCGTGTTGGCGCAGACGATCGTGGACGCCCATCACCGACGAGGGGTCCGGCGGGTGGCGCTGGCGGAGCAGCTCGCCGCTGAGGAGGAACAGTCGAGGTGGCGGCGTCACCACCTGTGA
- a CDS encoding AMP-dependent synthetase/ligase, protein MALDVPYRSIPDMFLKRVAATPDRHAFASPLPDDSGPNWLTWEQVGQRAKAVAAGLHALGVGQEDPVAILANTRLDWVIADLGIMCAGGATTTVYPTTEPGDATFIIADSGSRVLFAENPDQAAKIAGADLPALTHVVLFDGAADPAAAVPQLTLAELEQRGAAALANEPDLIDMLVAGIGPDHLATLIYTSGTTGQPKGVELLHGGWCWEAVAQAEVGLLRDDDLQYLWLPLAHSFGKTLLCGAIHVGLPTYVDGRVDKLVDLLGVIRPTLMCGAPRVFEKVYNRAVTTAQGAGGAKAKIFAWGVRVGKEKVALEQAGKPVPGGLKLRYGLAEKLVFSKLQARLGGRMRVLVSGAAPLSPEIATFFAAANLPISEGYGLTETSAGNFVNPPSGLRIGTVGRAMGDLECRIDTDGEILVRGRPVMRGYHNLPEETAAAFTEDGFFRTGDIGTLDEQGYLRITDRKKDLVKTSGGKYIAPSHIEGMFKAICPYTSQAVVVGQARNFCTMLVTLDPDAIQGWVAGGPLEGRSYTEIVTSQEAQTMVEEYVAQLNAKLNRWETIKKVAILPRDLTIEDGEITPSLKIKRRGVESNFSAEIDKMYAGTLAEL, encoded by the coding sequence ATGGCTCTCGATGTACCGTACCGCTCCATCCCGGACATGTTCCTCAAGCGCGTGGCAGCGACCCCCGACCGCCACGCCTTCGCGTCCCCACTGCCCGACGACTCGGGCCCCAACTGGCTGACCTGGGAGCAGGTCGGTCAGCGCGCCAAGGCGGTCGCCGCCGGCCTGCACGCGCTCGGCGTCGGCCAGGAGGATCCGGTCGCGATCCTCGCCAACACCCGACTGGACTGGGTGATCGCCGACCTCGGCATCATGTGTGCCGGCGGGGCGACCACCACCGTCTATCCGACCACCGAACCGGGGGACGCGACGTTCATCATCGCGGACTCCGGCTCGCGGGTGCTGTTCGCGGAAAACCCCGACCAGGCGGCCAAGATCGCGGGTGCTGACCTGCCCGCACTGACCCACGTGGTGCTCTTCGACGGTGCCGCCGACCCGGCCGCTGCCGTACCGCAGCTCACCCTCGCCGAGTTGGAGCAGCGCGGCGCCGCCGCGCTGGCCAACGAGCCCGATCTGATCGACATGCTGGTGGCCGGCATCGGCCCGGACCACCTGGCCACCCTGATCTACACCTCCGGCACCACCGGTCAGCCCAAGGGCGTCGAGCTGCTGCACGGCGGCTGGTGCTGGGAGGCCGTGGCGCAGGCCGAGGTGGGGCTGCTGCGCGACGACGATCTTCAGTACCTGTGGCTGCCCCTTGCCCACTCGTTCGGCAAGACGCTGCTCTGCGGCGCCATCCACGTCGGGCTGCCCACCTACGTCGACGGGCGGGTGGACAAGCTGGTCGACCTGTTGGGGGTCATCCGCCCGACGCTGATGTGCGGCGCTCCCCGGGTGTTCGAGAAGGTCTACAACCGGGCGGTGACCACCGCGCAGGGCGCCGGCGGCGCGAAGGCGAAGATCTTCGCCTGGGGCGTCCGGGTCGGCAAGGAGAAGGTGGCCCTGGAGCAGGCCGGCAAGCCGGTGCCCGGCGGGCTCAAGCTGCGCTACGGGCTGGCCGAGAAGCTCGTCTTCAGCAAGCTCCAGGCCCGCCTGGGCGGCCGGATGCGGGTGCTCGTCTCCGGTGCCGCTCCGCTCAGCCCGGAGATCGCCACCTTCTTCGCCGCCGCCAACCTGCCGATCTCCGAGGGCTACGGCCTGACCGAGACCAGCGCCGGCAACTTCGTCAACCCGCCGTCGGGGCTGCGGATCGGCACTGTGGGCCGGGCGATGGGCGACCTGGAGTGCCGGATCGACACCGACGGCGAGATCCTGGTGCGTGGTCGGCCGGTGATGCGCGGCTACCACAACCTGCCGGAGGAGACCGCCGCCGCGTTCACCGAGGACGGCTTCTTCCGTACCGGCGACATCGGCACCCTCGACGAGCAGGGCTACCTGCGGATCACCGACCGCAAGAAGGACCTGGTCAAGACCTCGGGCGGCAAGTACATCGCGCCGTCGCACATCGAGGGCATGTTCAAGGCGATCTGCCCGTACACCTCGCAGGCGGTCGTCGTCGGGCAGGCCCGCAACTTCTGCACGATGCTCGTCACGCTGGACCCGGACGCGATCCAGGGCTGGGTCGCCGGCGGCCCGCTCGAGGGTCGCAGCTACACCGAGATCGTGACCTCGCAGGAGGCACAGACGATGGTCGAGGAGTACGTCGCCCAGCTCAACGCGAAGCTCAACCGCTGGGAGACGATCAAGAAGGTGGCAATCCTGCCGCGCGACCTGACAATCGAGGACGGCGAGATCACCCCGTCGCTCAAGATCAAGCGGCGTGGAGTGGAGAGCAACTTCTCCGCCGAGATCGACAAGATGTACGCCGGCACCCTCGCCGAGCTCTGA
- a CDS encoding terpene synthase family protein codes for MEGVRLLTDLISWLFVMDDACDEDGLGTDPGRLAPAIGALLDVLDQCGDPAARPPTEAGPLGAALHDLCRRTRAQGRSALLLRFVSQLREYLLALLWEATNRERQRVPGVTEYVQLRRHIGGVHPCLTLTDLASGRPPGPTRRADPALTALDLLAVDLICWCNDLFSYGKESRADPDAHNLVTVIAQEGGLDEADALRAAADRFNRGLAAYLDAEEALLASGDDGLHEPLASRRNWVRATYDWSVMAARYA; via the coding sequence GTGGAGGGAGTCCGACTTCTCACCGACCTGATCTCCTGGCTCTTCGTCATGGATGACGCCTGCGACGAGGACGGTCTCGGGACCGACCCGGGCCGCTTGGCGCCGGCCATCGGGGCGCTCCTCGACGTGCTGGACCAGTGCGGTGATCCGGCCGCACGACCGCCGACCGAGGCGGGCCCGCTGGGCGCTGCACTGCACGACCTGTGCCGCCGGACCCGGGCGCAGGGCCGCTCGGCGCTGCTGCTGCGGTTCGTCAGCCAGTTGCGGGAGTATCTGCTGGCGCTGCTCTGGGAGGCGACCAACCGGGAGCGCCAACGGGTCCCTGGGGTCACCGAGTACGTCCAGTTGCGGCGGCACATCGGCGGCGTCCACCCCTGCCTCACCCTTACCGACCTGGCGTCGGGGCGACCACCGGGGCCGACACGACGTGCCGATCCGGCGCTGACCGCTCTGGACCTGCTGGCGGTGGACCTGATCTGCTGGTGCAACGACCTGTTCTCCTACGGCAAGGAGAGCCGGGCCGACCCGGACGCGCACAACCTGGTGACAGTCATCGCCCAGGAGGGCGGGCTGGACGAGGCGGACGCGCTGCGGGCCGCCGCGGACCGCTTCAACCGGGGGCTGGCGGCGTACCTGGACGCGGAGGAGGCGCTGTTGGCCAGCGGTGACGACGGACTGCACGAGCCGCTCGCGTCCCGACGCAACTGGGTTCGTGCCACCTACGACTGGTCAGTCATGGCTGCCCGCTACGCCTGA
- a CDS encoding TIGR03085 family metal-binding protein has protein sequence MPRYARAERQSLADLLLALGPDAPTINEGWATRDLAAHLVLRERRPDAAGGLLLPPLRAYAERVRLQIAARPYPELVTQVRRPPVWSPVSNPLTDELVNTVEFFIHHEDVRRAAPGWQPRELSSGLEATLWKRAAPLARMRLRRFPADLYVQAPGYGEISTGRGGEPLRLVGAPGELTLFLSGRQRVARVQLDGPAASAQQLRNASLGM, from the coding sequence ATGCCGCGATACGCCCGAGCCGAGCGCCAGTCGCTGGCCGATCTCCTGCTGGCCCTCGGGCCGGACGCGCCGACGATCAACGAGGGCTGGGCGACCCGCGACCTCGCCGCGCACCTGGTGCTACGGGAGCGCCGACCGGACGCGGCCGGCGGGCTCCTGCTGCCGCCGCTTCGCGCGTACGCCGAGCGGGTCCGCCTCCAGATCGCGGCCCGGCCGTACCCGGAACTGGTGACGCAGGTGCGTCGACCGCCGGTGTGGAGCCCGGTCAGCAACCCGTTGACCGACGAGTTGGTCAACACGGTGGAGTTCTTCATCCACCACGAGGACGTGCGGCGGGCGGCGCCGGGGTGGCAGCCGCGCGAGTTGTCCAGTGGCCTGGAGGCCACGCTCTGGAAGCGGGCAGCCCCTCTGGCCCGCATGAGGCTGCGCCGTTTCCCCGCTGACCTGTACGTCCAAGCGCCCGGCTACGGCGAGATCTCCACCGGCCGCGGTGGCGAGCCGCTGCGGTTGGTGGGTGCCCCGGGCGAGCTGACGCTTTTCCTCTCCGGGCGGCAGCGGGTGGCCCGTGTTCAGCTGGACGGACCGGCGGCGTCGGCGCAGCAACTGCGCAACGCCAGCCTGGGTATGTGA
- a CDS encoding ABC transporter ATP-binding protein has product MASGTSRDVLGRGLGVLRQAIREQPRIFAVAVLGSVLFGGMVIASAFVVGAVVGDVVVPAIARGEVATGTLALAAVALFGISVLRVVGIFGRRLGAGYMQYRLQAAYRRRVTRRYLDLPLSWHHRNATGTLLSNANSDVEAAWYPIAPLPFAVGTLVMLVGAIVSLFATDWALALVGLAVFPALFALNVVYSRRMAPRQARAQRLRAEVSEIAHESFDGALVVKTMGREAQETTRFAGRAGELRDALIAVGRLRGVFDPLLETLPSLGTLAVLVVGAFRLRQGAISVTELVSVAFLFTVLAFPVRAIGWVLAELPRSVAGWDRVRRVLDATGEMPYGSRVLDPATSGPATLTFTDVHFSYPPAEAHQTGAKVLGAVGFTVPAGRTVALVGPTGAGKSTIASLAVRLVDPDSGTVELDGVDVRDLTAASLASTVALVAQVPFVFDDTVRANIALDRPGIDDEVVWAALRLAEADGFVAALPNGLDTMVGERGTSLSGGQRQRLTLARALAGSPRLLVLDDATSAVDPRVEAAILAGLRSSAGEPGAPMASILVVAYRRATIALADEVIYVEQGRVVARGTHTELLGTVPGYADLVTAYEQAEVERAQERTYDEVAPLPSGLEIENERSTR; this is encoded by the coding sequence GTGGCGAGCGGAACAAGTCGGGACGTACTCGGCCGAGGGCTGGGAGTCCTCCGGCAGGCCATCCGGGAACAGCCACGCATTTTTGCGGTGGCAGTGCTCGGCAGCGTGCTGTTCGGCGGAATGGTCATCGCCAGCGCGTTCGTGGTGGGCGCGGTTGTCGGTGACGTGGTGGTGCCGGCCATCGCCCGTGGCGAGGTGGCGACCGGCACGCTGGCGCTGGCCGCCGTGGCGCTCTTCGGCATCAGCGTGCTGCGGGTCGTGGGGATCTTCGGGCGTCGGCTCGGCGCCGGCTACATGCAGTACCGCCTCCAGGCGGCCTACCGTCGGCGGGTCACCCGCCGGTACCTGGACCTGCCGCTGTCGTGGCACCACCGCAACGCCACAGGCACCCTGCTGTCCAACGCCAACTCCGATGTGGAGGCGGCCTGGTATCCGATCGCGCCACTGCCGTTCGCCGTCGGCACGTTGGTGATGCTGGTCGGCGCGATCGTCTCCCTGTTCGCCACCGACTGGGCGCTCGCCCTGGTCGGCCTCGCGGTCTTTCCCGCGCTGTTCGCGCTCAACGTGGTCTATTCCCGCCGGATGGCGCCCCGGCAGGCCCGGGCGCAGCGGCTGCGCGCCGAGGTCAGCGAGATCGCCCACGAGAGCTTCGACGGCGCGCTCGTGGTCAAGACGATGGGCCGCGAGGCGCAGGAGACCACCCGGTTCGCAGGTCGCGCCGGAGAGTTGCGGGACGCGCTGATCGCGGTCGGCCGCCTGCGGGGCGTCTTCGACCCGCTGCTGGAGACCCTGCCCAGCCTCGGCACCCTGGCGGTGCTTGTGGTCGGGGCGTTCCGGCTGCGCCAGGGCGCGATCAGCGTGACCGAGCTGGTCAGCGTTGCCTTCCTCTTCACAGTGCTGGCGTTCCCGGTGCGGGCCATCGGCTGGGTGCTTGCCGAACTGCCGCGCAGCGTCGCCGGCTGGGACCGGGTCCGCCGGGTGCTCGACGCCACCGGCGAGATGCCGTACGGATCCCGCGTGCTCGATCCGGCCACCTCCGGCCCGGCCACGCTCACCTTCACGGATGTGCACTTCTCGTACCCGCCGGCGGAGGCGCACCAGACCGGCGCGAAGGTGCTCGGCGCTGTCGGGTTCACGGTGCCGGCCGGCCGCACGGTGGCTCTGGTCGGGCCGACCGGCGCCGGTAAGTCCACAATCGCCTCGCTGGCGGTGCGTCTCGTCGACCCGGACTCCGGCACCGTGGAGCTGGACGGTGTGGACGTGCGGGACCTGACCGCCGCCTCGCTGGCGAGCACCGTCGCCCTTGTCGCGCAGGTGCCGTTCGTCTTCGACGACACCGTACGGGCCAACATCGCCCTCGACCGGCCGGGCATCGACGACGAGGTGGTCTGGGCGGCGTTGCGGCTGGCCGAGGCGGACGGTTTCGTCGCGGCGCTGCCCAACGGGCTCGACACGATGGTCGGCGAGCGCGGCACCTCGCTGTCCGGCGGGCAGCGGCAGCGGCTCACGTTGGCCCGCGCGCTGGCGGGGAGCCCACGTCTGCTGGTGCTCGACGACGCGACGAGCGCGGTGGACCCCCGGGTGGAGGCGGCAATCCTGGCGGGTCTGCGCTCGTCGGCGGGCGAGCCGGGAGCGCCGATGGCGTCGATCCTCGTCGTCGCGTACCGCCGGGCGACCATCGCGCTGGCCGACGAGGTGATCTACGTCGAGCAGGGCCGGGTGGTGGCCCGGGGCACGCACACCGAGTTGCTGGGCACGGTCCCCGGGTACGCGGATCTGGTGACCGCGTACGAGCAGGCGGAGGTCGAACGGGCGCAGGAGCGCACGTACGACGAGGTGGCGCCGCTGCCGTCGGGCTTGGAGATCGAAAACGAGAGGTCGACCCGGTGA